The Pan paniscus chromosome 15, NHGRI_mPanPan1-v2.0_pri, whole genome shotgun sequence genome includes a window with the following:
- the LOC129393898 gene encoding LOW QUALITY PROTEIN: tubulin beta-8 chain-like (The sequence of the model RefSeq protein was modified relative to this genomic sequence to represent the inferred CDS: inserted 1 base in 1 codon), with product MDSVRSGPFGQVFRRDNFISGQCGAGNNWAKGHYTEGAELMESVMDVVXEAESCDCLQGFQLTHSLGGGTGSGMGTLLISKIREEYPDRIINTLSILPSPKVSDTVVEPYNATLSVHQLMENTDETFCIDNEALYDICSKALKLPTPTYGDLNHLVSATMSGVTMCLRFPGQLNADLRKLAVNMVPFPRLHFFMPGFAPLTSRGSQQYRALTVAELTQQMFDAKNMMAACDPHHGHYLTAAAIFRGRMPMREVDEQMFNIQDKNSSYFADWLPNNVKTAVCDIPPRGLKMSATFIGNNTAIQELFTCVSEQFTAMFRRKAFLHWYTGEGMDEMEFTESNMNDLVPEYQQYQDATAEEEEDEGCAEEEVA from the exons ATGGACTCTGTGCGCTCGGGTCCCTTCGGGCAGGTCTTCAGGCGAGACAACTTCATTTCCG GTCAGTGTGGGGCCGGAAACAACTGGGCCAAGGGACACTACACCGAAGGCGCAGAGCTGATGGAGTCAGTGATGGACgttg aggaggctgagagctgtgactgcctgcagggtttcCAGCTGACCCACTCCCTGGGTGGGGGGACTGGGTCTGGGATGGGTACCCTTCTCATCAGTAAGATCCGGGAGGAGTACCCAGACAGGATCATAAACACATTGAGCATCCTGCCCTCGCCCAAGGTGTCAGACACCGTGGTGGAGCCCTACAACGCCACCCTCTCAGTCCACCAGCTCATGGAAAACACGGATGAGACCTTCTGTATAGATAACGAAGCGCTATATGACATATGTTCCAAGGCCCTAAAACTGCCCACACCCACGTATGGTGACCTGAACCACCTGGTGTCTGCTACCATGAGTGGGGTCACCATGTGCCTGCGCTTCCCGGGCCAGCTGAATGCTGACCTGCGGAAGCTGGCCGTGAACATGGTTCCGTTTCCCCGGCTGCATTTCTTCATGCCCGGCTTTGCCCCACTGACCAGCCGGGGCAGCCAGCAGTACCGGGCCTTGACTGTGGCTGAGCTCACCCAGCAGATGTTTGATGCTAAGAACATGATGGCTGCCTGTGACCCCCATCACGGCCACTACCTAACAGCAGCTGCCATTTTCAGGGGTCGCATGCCCATGAGGGAGGTGGATGAACAGATGTTCAACATTCAAGATAAGAACAGCAGCTACTTTGCTGACTGGCTCCCCAACAACGTAAAAACAGCCGTCTGTGACATCCCACCCCGGGGGCTAAAAATGTCAGCCACCTTCATTGGGAATAATACGGCCATCCAGGAACTCTTCACATGTGTCTCAGAGCAGTTTACAGCAATGTTCAGGCGCAAGGCCTTCCTCCACTGGTACACAGGTGAGGGCATGGATGAGATGGAATTCACCGAGAGCAACATGAACGACCTGGTGCCTGAATATCAGCAATATCAGGATGCCacggcggaggaggaggaggatgaggggtGTGCTGAGGAGGAGGTGGCCTAG